From Pseudomonas sp. LS1212, the proteins below share one genomic window:
- a CDS encoding YajQ family cyclic di-GMP-binding protein, which translates to MPSFDVVSELDKHEVTNAVENAVKELDRRYDLKGKGSFEFKEKELTVNLTAEADFQLEAMIEILKLALVKRKIDVQCLEIKDAYASGKVVKQEAVLKEGIDKELAKKIVAHIKDAKLKVQAAIQGEQVRVTGKKRDDLQEAIAALRAKEFGMPLQFNNFRD; encoded by the coding sequence ATGCCGTCGTTCGACGTGGTATCCGAACTGGACAAGCACGAAGTCACCAATGCTGTCGAGAACGCCGTCAAGGAGCTGGATCGCCGTTATGACCTCAAGGGCAAGGGCAGCTTCGAGTTCAAGGAAAAAGAGCTCACCGTGAACTTGACCGCTGAAGCCGACTTCCAGCTCGAGGCGATGATCGAGATCCTCAAGCTGGCACTGGTCAAGCGCAAGATCGACGTTCAATGCCTGGAAATCAAGGACGCTTATGCGTCGGGCAAGGTGGTGAAGCAGGAAGCCGTTCTCAAGGAAGGCATCGATAAAGAGCTGGCCAAGAAAATCGTTGCTCATATCAAAGACGCCAAATTGAAAGTTCAAGCCGCCATCCAGGGTGAGCAGGTACGCGTTACCGGCAAAAAACGCGATGACCTGCAGGAAGCCATCGCAGCCCTGCGTGCCAAGGAATTCGGCATGCCGCTGCAGTTCAACAACTTCCGCGACTGA